A window of Mucilaginibacter paludis DSM 18603 contains these coding sequences:
- a CDS encoding 2Fe-2S iron-sulfur cluster-binding protein produces MNVFNIKINFEEKDHETLELPIAEGESVLDVCLENGIELQHNCGGVCGCSTCHIYINRGMDNIQEISDKEEDFIDRAVNPRITSRLGCQCIMIDGDIEVTIPDQSQFMGH; encoded by the coding sequence ATGAACGTTTTTAATATAAAAATAAACTTCGAGGAAAAGGATCACGAAACCCTTGAACTACCTATTGCCGAAGGAGAATCGGTATTAGATGTTTGCCTTGAAAACGGAATAGAATTGCAGCATAACTGCGGTGGGGTATGTGGTTGCAGTACATGCCATATCTATATAAACCGCGGAATGGATAACATCCAGGAAATATCAGATAAAGAAGAGGATTTTATTGATCGTGCGGTAAACCCACGCATTACTTCAAGGCTTGGCTGTCAATGTATCATGATTGATGGTGATATTGAAGTTACCATACCCGATCAATCCCAGTTTATGGGTCACTAA
- the porN gene encoding type IX secretion system ring subunit PorN/GldN: MKKKLVLILFLLLTNTFYLLAHCLTTKSNTLYAAPSKNVVYDAKIDTTITPKTSEKPEDKKSVAKALKLAAKKHKADSIAAVKASSKSRPKARTGADLASGNQAGADTSKTALKNDTTVLSPKAKLKREKEAQKEAAKLEKLKKKEAKKNDIFKMSEKDLARFISNKIHIDTTIKDSMAVSKHRAISYAKAKPFPLVDPAHLSIKFFHRYWRDIDLQDPKNKSFASHHTELINALLAAIKKREIKAYSPAVVTTVNPTGDAFTIPLSYDEMMVGLSDTALVDEFDKDGNKIGSKQVANPFTPEKICGYRIKEDVYYDKTRSRTITRIIGVAPLVKLTLSSGEVLSVQPLCWLKFKDLRNLLVTIDIDPTKKIGDTMDDVFLQRRFYSTIVKESNPEGLRIKDYKTEVADQQNEANRIEKKINKFKKGSWDYTMLQQSLVSETDSKSTKTKTTKKVEVKPAPGN; the protein is encoded by the coding sequence ATGAAAAAAAAACTTGTACTAATTTTATTTCTGTTATTAACAAACACCTTTTATTTATTAGCACATTGCCTCACAACAAAATCCAATACCTTGTACGCAGCACCTTCAAAAAATGTTGTCTATGATGCTAAAATTGATACCACTATTACTCCTAAAACTTCCGAAAAGCCAGAAGATAAAAAATCTGTCGCAAAAGCACTGAAGCTTGCGGCAAAGAAACATAAAGCAGATAGTATTGCGGCTGTAAAAGCGTCATCAAAATCTCGTCCAAAAGCCCGAACGGGCGCTGACTTAGCATCTGGAAATCAAGCAGGCGCTGATACATCTAAAACGGCTTTAAAAAATGATACAACCGTATTATCCCCAAAAGCAAAACTAAAAAGAGAAAAGGAAGCTCAAAAAGAAGCGGCAAAGCTTGAAAAATTGAAGAAGAAAGAAGCTAAAAAAAACGATATATTTAAAATGTCGGAAAAGGACTTAGCCAGATTTATCAGCAATAAAATACATATCGATACTACGATAAAAGATTCTATGGCTGTATCAAAACACAGGGCAATTTCTTACGCTAAAGCAAAACCATTCCCTTTGGTTGACCCCGCTCACCTGAGTATCAAATTTTTCCATCGTTACTGGCGCGACATCGATTTACAGGATCCTAAAAACAAGTCTTTCGCATCACATCATACCGAATTAATTAACGCATTATTGGCGGCAATTAAAAAAAGGGAAATTAAGGCTTACAGTCCCGCTGTTGTAACCACAGTCAATCCAACTGGTGACGCGTTTACAATTCCGCTTTCTTATGATGAGATGATGGTAGGCTTATCCGACACGGCCTTAGTAGATGAATTTGATAAAGATGGTAATAAAATAGGCAGTAAGCAGGTGGCCAACCCCTTTACGCCCGAAAAAATTTGTGGATACCGCATCAAAGAAGATGTATATTATGACAAAACCAGATCCAGAACAATCACCCGCATCATCGGCGTAGCGCCTTTAGTAAAACTTACCTTAAGTAGTGGCGAAGTGCTGAGCGTGCAGCCACTTTGCTGGCTTAAATTTAAGGATTTACGCAACCTGTTGGTTACTATTGATATCGACCCGACTAAAAAAATAGGTGATACCATGGATGATGTTTTTTTACAGCGCCGTTTTTACAGCACCATAGTGAAGGAATCAAACCCTGAAGGCTTAAGAATAAAAGATTACAAGACTGAGGTGGCCGATCAGCAAAATGAGGCTAACAGGATAGAGAAAAAAATTAATAAATTTAAAAAGGGATCGTGGGATTATACCATGCTACAGCAAAGCCTCGTTTCAGAAACAGACAGCAAGTCCACCAAAACCAAAACAACAAAAAAGGTAGAGGTTAAACCGGCTCCTGGCAATTAG
- a CDS encoding Rossmann-like and DUF2520 domain-containing protein, with amino-acid sequence MRVSIIGSGNVATHLSAALKNAGHHIIQVYSLNQQNAGLLAYHVKAEAISHIAQINADTDMFIIAAKDDAIESIAKQLASYQKLIVHTSGATAMDVILKYNLQAGILYPLQTFSKTRELDFKQVPLCIEGSTEDITIRLEQLAHTISKHVSRVNSSERKILHLAAVFACNFSNHLYAIAQVLLVENGLDFNLLKPLILETAQKVMESSPVKVQTGPAIRNDKKTMKAHLGLLDRHPPLQQLYEVLSQSIIKMGNGG; translated from the coding sequence ATGCGTGTTTCTATAATCGGGTCGGGCAATGTAGCTACCCACCTTTCCGCGGCATTGAAAAACGCCGGTCATCACATTATTCAGGTTTATAGTCTTAATCAGCAAAATGCGGGTTTGCTGGCTTACCATGTAAAAGCCGAAGCCATAAGCCACATAGCCCAAATTAATGCCGATACCGATATGTTTATCATAGCCGCAAAAGACGATGCTATTGAAAGTATAGCCAAACAATTGGCCTCTTATCAAAAATTGATTGTACATACATCCGGAGCAACGGCTATGGACGTTATTTTAAAGTATAATCTACAGGCTGGCATTTTATACCCTTTGCAAACTTTCAGCAAAACCAGGGAGCTTGATTTTAAGCAAGTGCCGCTTTGTATAGAGGGCAGTACCGAGGATATAACCATCCGGTTGGAGCAATTGGCGCATACCATCAGCAAACATGTTTCGAGGGTAAACTCATCCGAGCGAAAAATATTACATCTTGCAGCCGTTTTCGCCTGTAACTTCTCCAATCATCTGTATGCCATAGCACAGGTGCTATTGGTGGAAAATGGCCTCGATTTTAACCTGCTAAAACCCCTGATTTTAGAAACCGCGCAAAAAGTGATGGAGAGTAGCCCGGTTAAAGTACAAACAGGGCCGGCTATTCGTAACGATAAAAAAACAATGAAGGCACACCTCGGATTGTTAGATCGGCACCCACCTTTACAACAACTTTACGAGGTATTAAGTCAAAGTATTATCAAAATGGGGAATGGTGGTTAG
- the ccsA gene encoding cytochrome c biogenesis protein CcsA — translation MDIAFKGEHLAPGHLGQFFIILAFGSALFSTISYYFATVNQNQLDRRWHNMGRIGFIANSVSVVGIGACLFYIIYNNFFEYHYAWAHSSRTLPVYYIISSYWEGQEGSFWLWGFWQAVLGNVLLWKAKSWENPVMTVVGLSQTLLSSMLIGVELFGTRVGSSPFILLREAIQAPIFSRPDYLGYIKDGNGLNPLLQNYWMVIHPPTLFLGFASMIIPFAYAIAGLWTKRYKEWVQPAITYSLFSVMVLGTGIIMGSFWAYESLNFNGFWAWDPVENASVIPWLTLIGAVHVLIVYKNTGQAYFTSLFLVLISFVLVLYASFLTRSGILGETSVHAFTDLGMFWHLVVDVLIFLALAATLVAMRWKELPISKKDEETYSREFWMFVGSVFLGLSCFHLVVVTSIPVWNAMFGTKLAPPIEPIRFYNVFQAGFAFVITLLAGFSQFLKYKKTDTTRFFITSITYFVFAILITALIVYVTGIYHTNWIFMLVTLGAVYSVMANAKILAEVFKGKIKLAGSAVAHIGFGLLIIGAVIAAGTSKVVSINKSGMVEVAGFDKVADVRENIMLYKNEPVTMGKYTVTYVGDSIAMPNHYFKVNYKQFDASGKVTEDFILKPNAQANEKMGLVATPDTKHYLFHDLYTHVTAAPIKDDLHQSAGGAAHDETNDDKNYDPPIINEVAIGDTIRYRDGIIVLKQLNAGAQVQNIPLGKNDVSVGASLEVTTHGKTYKSEPVYMIKGGSGFDFARKVDDAGLKLRLSKILPKINKVEITVYQQPESKKAYIVMKAIEFPYINFFWSGTIIMVIGFLLSIFRRNKELKTV, via the coding sequence ATGGATATAGCTTTTAAAGGTGAACACCTTGCACCCGGCCATCTGGGTCAGTTTTTTATCATACTTGCGTTCGGCTCTGCGCTGTTTTCAACCATCAGCTATTATTTTGCTACCGTAAACCAAAACCAGCTCGACAGGCGCTGGCATAACATGGGGCGTATTGGTTTTATAGCCAATTCCGTTTCGGTAGTGGGCATTGGGGCTTGCTTGTTTTACATTATCTACAATAATTTTTTTGAGTACCATTATGCCTGGGCGCATTCCTCACGCACGTTACCCGTATATTATATCATATCGAGTTATTGGGAAGGGCAGGAGGGAAGTTTCTGGTTATGGGGTTTTTGGCAGGCTGTGTTAGGTAATGTGCTTTTATGGAAAGCTAAATCCTGGGAAAACCCAGTGATGACGGTGGTTGGCTTATCGCAAACCCTACTGTCGTCTATGCTAATCGGCGTGGAGCTGTTTGGTACCCGTGTAGGCAGCTCTCCTTTTATATTGCTTCGCGAAGCCATTCAAGCACCCATTTTTAGCCGGCCAGATTATTTAGGGTACATTAAAGATGGTAACGGCCTAAACCCCTTGCTCCAAAACTATTGGATGGTAATTCACCCACCTACTTTGTTTTTGGGCTTTGCATCTATGATCATTCCTTTTGCTTATGCTATTGCAGGATTATGGACCAAACGCTATAAAGAGTGGGTACAACCAGCTATAACCTATTCACTTTTCTCGGTAATGGTATTAGGTACCGGGATCATCATGGGTTCTTTCTGGGCTTACGAATCGCTTAATTTTAACGGTTTCTGGGCCTGGGATCCTGTAGAAAATGCCTCCGTTATCCCATGGCTTACCTTGATAGGGGCAGTACACGTGCTGATTGTTTATAAAAACACGGGCCAGGCCTATTTTACGTCGCTCTTTTTAGTACTCATTAGTTTTGTTTTGGTGCTCTATGCTTCTTTTTTAACGCGCAGCGGTATTTTAGGCGAAACATCTGTACACGCTTTTACCGATTTGGGGATGTTTTGGCATTTAGTGGTAGACGTGCTGATATTTTTAGCATTGGCCGCTACGTTGGTTGCTATGCGTTGGAAAGAACTGCCTATCAGTAAAAAGGATGAAGAAACCTACTCCCGCGAATTCTGGATGTTTGTTGGATCGGTATTTTTGGGCCTTTCGTGCTTCCACTTGGTAGTAGTAACGTCTATACCGGTATGGAACGCCATGTTTGGTACCAAGCTTGCCCCACCCATAGAGCCTATCAGGTTTTATAACGTTTTCCAGGCCGGTTTTGCATTTGTAATTACTTTGCTGGCAGGTTTCAGCCAGTTTTTAAAATATAAAAAAACCGATACTACTCGCTTTTTTATCACCAGCATTACCTATTTTGTTTTTGCAATACTGATTACGGCGCTTATTGTGTATGTAACCGGTATTTACCATACTAACTGGATATTTATGCTGGTTACCCTGGGTGCCGTTTACTCGGTAATGGCTAATGCTAAAATACTGGCAGAGGTATTTAAGGGAAAAATTAAACTGGCCGGTTCGGCAGTGGCGCATATCGGTTTCGGCTTGTTAATCATCGGGGCAGTTATTGCCGCCGGTACAAGTAAGGTGGTGTCCATCAATAAAAGTGGCATGGTTGAGGTGGCTGGGTTTGATAAGGTTGCAGATGTTAGGGAAAATATCATGCTCTATAAAAATGAGCCGGTTACCATGGGTAAATATACAGTAACCTATGTAGGCGATTCTATAGCTATGCCAAACCACTATTTCAAGGTAAATTATAAACAATTTGATGCCAGCGGTAAGGTAACTGAGGATTTTATTTTAAAACCTAACGCCCAGGCCAACGAAAAAATGGGCCTCGTGGCTACACCCGATACCAAGCATTACTTATTTCATGATTTATATACGCACGTAACAGCCGCGCCTATTAAAGATGATTTGCACCAATCGGCAGGAGGCGCCGCGCACGACGAAACCAACGACGATAAAAATTATGACCCGCCTATAATTAACGAAGTTGCCATAGGCGACACTATTCGGTACCGTGATGGTATCATTGTTTTGAAGCAACTTAATGCAGGCGCGCAAGTACAAAATATTCCTTTAGGTAAAAATGATGTATCGGTAGGAGCAAGCCTTGAAGTAACAACCCACGGCAAAACTTACAAGAGCGAACCTGTATATATGATTAAAGGTGGCAGCGGTTTTGACTTTGCCCGAAAGGTGGATGATGCGGGGTTGAAACTCCGCCTAAGTAAAATATTGCCTAAAATTAACAAGGTTGAGATTACCGTTTACCAGCAGCCCGAAAGCAAAAAGGCGTATATTGTAATGAAAGCTATTGAATTTCCATATATCAACTTCTTTTGGAGCGGTACTATCATCATGGTTATTGGTTTTCTGCTATCCATATTCAGAAGGAACAAGGAATTAAAAACAGTATAG
- a CDS encoding KdsC family phosphatase, whose translation MLDKLKDITTFIFDVDGVLTDGSVFVTEAGEQCRTFNTKDGYALQLAVKCMYRVCVISGGKSEGVRHRLNGLGIYDVFLGAHIKLDLYKDYIAQNYIDPTNVLYMGDDIPDIDIMKAIGLPTCPADAAEEVKAVAKYISPALGGRGCVRDVIEKVLKIQGKWMSENATSL comes from the coding sequence ATGCTTGATAAACTCAAAGACATTACCACATTTATTTTCGACGTTGACGGCGTATTAACCGACGGATCGGTTTTTGTTACTGAGGCTGGTGAGCAATGCCGTACTTTTAATACCAAAGATGGTTATGCTTTGCAACTGGCAGTTAAATGTATGTACCGTGTTTGCGTGATTAGCGGGGGCAAATCCGAAGGGGTGAGGCACCGCTTAAACGGTTTGGGTATCTATGATGTTTTTTTAGGGGCACATATCAAACTTGATCTCTACAAAGATTACATCGCCCAAAATTATATCGACCCGACTAATGTTTTATACATGGGTGACGATATTCCGGATATTGACATCATGAAGGCCATCGGTTTGCCTACCTGCCCGGCAGATGCGGCCGAAGAGGTAAAAGCAGTTGCAAAATATATATCGCCCGCGTTGGGTGGTCGCGGCTGCGTACGTGATGTGATTGAAAAGGTTTTAAAGATACAAGGCAAGTGGATGAGCGAGAACGCTACATCTTTGTGA
- a CDS encoding cytochrome c maturation protein CcmE domain-containing protein yields the protein MKKGSIFGMVVIAVAIAVIIGTYSSSSTYGTFKEAADTKSELHVVGHLDKQKALFYDPVKDANYFSFYMKDSKGQECKVVFTGTKPQDFERSEQIVLTGQMNGDEFHASKILMKCPSKYTQDKVEVTEFKAKQAAI from the coding sequence ATGAAAAAAGGTTCAATATTTGGAATGGTTGTAATAGCAGTTGCAATAGCTGTTATTATAGGTACTTATTCAAGTTCAAGTACTTATGGTACATTTAAAGAGGCTGCCGATACTAAAAGCGAGTTGCACGTGGTTGGGCATCTTGATAAGCAAAAAGCATTATTTTATGATCCGGTAAAGGATGCCAACTATTTTTCGTTTTATATGAAGGATAGTAAAGGGCAGGAGTGCAAGGTGGTATTTACCGGTACTAAGCCACAGGATTTTGAACGTTCGGAGCAAATCGTACTAACCGGACAAATGAACGGTGATGAGTTTCATGCATCAAAAATTTTAATGAAATGCCCATCCAAATACACGCAGGATAAGGTTGAGGTTACGGAATTTAAGGCTAAACAAGCCGCTATTTAA
- the iscX gene encoding Fe-S cluster assembly protein IscX produces the protein MNDNKFELPIHWSDHEDIAMGLYEKFGDDFDESKIYRIRFTDLLEWILTLPNFVGTREESTEGHLEQIQSAWVYEWRDNQ, from the coding sequence ATGAACGATAATAAATTTGAGCTGCCTATACATTGGAGTGACCACGAAGATATTGCCATGGGGCTTTACGAGAAATTCGGCGATGATTTTGACGAATCAAAAATATACAGGATCCGTTTTACCGACCTGTTAGAATGGATACTTACCTTACCCAACTTTGTTGGCACCCGCGAGGAAAGTACCGAAGGACACCTGGAGCAAATACAGTCGGCCTGGGTTTACGAGTGGAGAGATAATCAATAA